The following coding sequences are from one Archocentrus centrarchus isolate MPI-CPG fArcCen1 chromosome 4, fArcCen1, whole genome shotgun sequence window:
- the c4h1orf210 gene encoding type III endosome membrane protein TEMP isoform X2, which translates to MEPSLNETALPTASNNGTLIANQTSHRWEFFVAVLVTAIFVNVIIAIMAKYKVFRRFLASYRHTRLREADSVSHCGPSASEVGFNMHGGLGMDHHCMPPLSEEDDDGFIEDNYIPTSERERAERAAENIDEDTEEEFDDIEFSIA; encoded by the exons ATGGAACCATCACTAAATGAGACCGCTTTACCAACGGCATCAAACAATG GCACTTTGATAGCCAATCAGACCAGTCACCGCTGGGAGTTCTTTGtggctgtcttggtcacagctATCTTCGTCAACGTTATCATTGCCATTATGGCTAAATACAAGGTGTTTCGGCGCTTCCTGGCCAGCTACAGACACACACGGCTGAGGGAGGCTGATTCTGTTAGCCACTGTGGCCCATCAG CATCAGAGGTGGGGTTTAATATGCATGGAGGACTTGGAATGGACCATCACTGTATGCCTCCACTGAGCGAAGAGGACGATGACGGCTTCATTGAGGACAACTATATCCCaacaagtgagagagagagggccgAGAGAGCAGCTGAGAACATAGATGAGGACACAGAGGAAGAGTTTGATGACATTGAGTTTAGCATTGCTTAG
- the c4h1orf210 gene encoding type III endosome membrane protein TEMP isoform X1, producing the protein MEPSLNETALPTASNNGTLIANQTSHRWEFFVAVLVTAIFVNVIIAIMAKYKVFRRFLASYRHTRLREADSVSHCGPSASEVGFNMHGGLGMDHHCMPPLSEEDDDGFIEDNYIPTRLYYFWQMGCFTRKPQEDSHLSFVLLQYHCRIRQSKVLQ; encoded by the exons ATGGAACCATCACTAAATGAGACCGCTTTACCAACGGCATCAAACAATG GCACTTTGATAGCCAATCAGACCAGTCACCGCTGGGAGTTCTTTGtggctgtcttggtcacagctATCTTCGTCAACGTTATCATTGCCATTATGGCTAAATACAAGGTGTTTCGGCGCTTCCTGGCCAGCTACAGACACACACGGCTGAGGGAGGCTGATTCTGTTAGCCACTGTGGCCCATCAG CATCAGAGGTGGGGTTTAATATGCATGGAGGACTTGGAATGGACCATCACTGTATGCCTCCACTGAGCGAAGAGGACGATGACGGCTTCATTGAGGACAACTATATCCCaacaa GACTGTATTATTTCTGGCAGATGGGTTGCTTTACAAGAAAACCACAAGAAGATTCACATCTTTCATTTGTGCTGTTACAGTATCACTGTCGCATCCGTCAAAGTAaagttttacaataa